The following are encoded together in the Nitrospira sp. genome:
- the nuoC gene encoding NADH-quinone oxidoreductase subunit C/D gives MTLRASTLRDASAGEQTGLVSELMAHFGSKGSLVAVQSTKDGIPTIWVKRHQIQDALRYLKSELPSPFPMLFDLSATDERLRRNHDGLPIGTFTVFYHLYSFDRNQSLRIKVALDGESLSLPSSIDLWPNADWYEREIFDMFGIRFEGHPFLRRLLMPSWWEGYPLRKDHPSRATEVGLFQLPPEKLAMTQDALQFKPEDWGLARTYHDRDADFDYMFINLGPAHTGTHGVLRLVAQLAGEEIINIVPDIGFHHRSQEKIAERQTWHSFIPYTDRVDYLQGVLNEMPYCLAVERLAGITVPPRAQVIRVMMSEFYRIASHLVWYGTFAGDVGALSPVFYMFNDRERILSIVEAVCGGRMHPNWLRIGGVARDLPVGWDQLVQQFVEWFPSRLDDYERLVMDNPILKQRTVGIGVLSLEDAIAWGATGPMLRACGLPWDLRKVRPYSGYEQFDFEVPTASNGDCYDRAVVHMLELRQSLAIIRQCLKAMPAGPYTSLDPLATPPLKQHTMQDIETLINHFVGVSWGPVLPPGEAEVATESSKGQTSYYLTSDGSQFSYRTRIRTPSFAHIQIVPLMARGELLSDLLAVLGSVDYVLSDVDR, from the coding sequence GTGACGCTGCGAGCCTCGACCCTGAGAGATGCCTCAGCCGGTGAACAAACCGGATTGGTCTCAGAACTTATGGCTCACTTTGGCTCGAAGGGATCCCTGGTTGCGGTCCAGTCTACCAAGGATGGGATTCCGACGATTTGGGTCAAGAGGCATCAGATTCAGGATGCGCTCCGCTATCTCAAATCTGAACTTCCGAGTCCGTTTCCCATGCTGTTCGACCTAAGTGCGACCGACGAACGGCTCCGTCGGAATCATGACGGATTACCGATCGGAACCTTTACGGTGTTTTATCACCTCTACTCCTTTGATCGGAACCAGTCACTCCGCATCAAGGTGGCGCTTGATGGTGAGTCGCTCTCTCTGCCCTCAAGCATCGACCTGTGGCCCAACGCCGATTGGTATGAACGAGAAATCTTCGACATGTTCGGGATTCGGTTCGAGGGGCATCCATTTCTTCGTCGTCTTCTGATGCCCTCATGGTGGGAGGGATATCCGCTTCGCAAAGACCATCCTTCGCGTGCGACGGAAGTCGGGCTGTTCCAATTGCCGCCGGAAAAGCTGGCCATGACGCAGGATGCGCTGCAATTCAAGCCTGAGGACTGGGGCTTGGCACGCACCTACCACGACCGTGACGCTGACTTCGACTATATGTTCATCAACCTCGGCCCGGCCCATACCGGCACACATGGGGTACTCCGGTTGGTGGCGCAGCTCGCGGGCGAAGAAATCATTAACATTGTTCCCGATATCGGGTTCCACCATCGCTCACAGGAAAAGATCGCTGAACGGCAAACGTGGCATTCCTTCATTCCCTACACCGATCGTGTGGATTACCTCCAGGGTGTACTGAATGAAATGCCGTACTGTCTCGCGGTCGAGCGATTGGCAGGTATTACGGTTCCGCCGCGGGCCCAAGTCATCCGTGTCATGATGTCCGAGTTCTATCGAATCGCCAGTCATCTTGTCTGGTACGGGACCTTTGCCGGGGATGTGGGCGCGTTGTCACCCGTTTTTTACATGTTCAATGATCGAGAGCGCATCCTCTCGATTGTCGAAGCCGTCTGTGGCGGACGAATGCATCCGAATTGGCTTCGGATCGGTGGGGTTGCGCGAGACCTTCCGGTTGGGTGGGACCAGCTGGTTCAACAGTTCGTCGAGTGGTTTCCCAGCCGACTCGACGACTATGAGCGCCTGGTCATGGACAATCCAATCCTGAAACAGCGGACTGTCGGGATCGGAGTCTTATCGCTGGAGGACGCGATTGCGTGGGGCGCCACCGGTCCGATGCTGCGGGCCTGCGGGTTGCCGTGGGATTTGCGCAAAGTTCGTCCCTATTCCGGGTATGAGCAATTCGACTTTGAGGTTCCAACCGCTTCGAATGGTGATTGTTATGACCGGGCGGTGGTGCACATGTTGGAGTTGCGCCAGTCGCTGGCGATCATTCGTCAGTGTCTCAAGGCTATGCCTGCCGGTCCCTATACGTCGCTCGATCCTCTCGCCACTCCGCCGTTGAAGCAACACACGATGCAGGACATTGAAACGCTCATCAATCACTTTGTCGGGGTGAGTTGGGGGCCGGTTTTGCCGCCAGGCGAAGCAGAAGTTGCGACAGAATCGTCCAAAGGTCAGACCAGTTATTACCTGACGAGCGATGGATCGCAGTTCTCGTACCGAACGAGAATCCGCACTCCCTCGTTCGCCCACATTCAGATAGTGCCCTTAATGGCGAGGGGTGAGTTGCTTTCGGACCTCCTGGCCGTGCTGGGCAGTGTGGATTATGTGCTCTCGGATGTGGATCGGTGA
- the nuoL gene encoding NADH-quinone oxidoreductase subunit L: MISLLWLIPVLPLAGFLLLALCGGRLSRYQIAWVGCGSVGTAAVTTAFVAADFFRTFPDREFYQQTLWNWIDTSGMTVGISWYLDALSLLMVAVITGVGFLIHLYSAEYMAHDDGYARFFAYMNLFVSAMLTLVLADNLLLLYLGWEGVGLCSYLLIGFWYREPEYGTAAQKAFIVTRIGDTAFAIGLFILFTQFTSLSIRQVQSLAVEAWPVGSPLAMIVAVLFLIGAVGKSAQLPLQVWLPDAMAGPTPVSALIHAATMVTAGVYLIARMHHLFALAPMVQEAIAVLGLVTLLLAASSALVQNDIKRVLAYSTMSQIGYMFLALGVGAWSAALFHFLTHSCFKALLFLAAGSVIHSLHHEQNIFKMGGLRRHLPWTFWTFVIGAAAMSGVPLITSGFYSKDWILWSVWSSPISHRWIWFGALFGAMLTGLYSFRLIFRVFFGEVRTKPTGEPGLAMRGPLVVLAFLALTVGFLEMPHTLGNVTLFSHYLSHVLPTTELLPGVDESSEAREQLAVTVAALLGIGLAALLFLPGSMLALRRADQSADCPSMTLLQGGWGFDRLYDRLFVQPWFSLTRYPSDMLDRGYEWLALCAESCHGWMSHTQTGHVRWYAATIAVGTLMLLGLFAL, translated from the coding sequence ATGATCAGTTTACTCTGGCTTATTCCAGTCCTTCCGCTCGCTGGTTTTCTGTTGTTGGCCCTGTGTGGCGGGCGATTGAGCCGGTATCAGATTGCGTGGGTCGGGTGCGGGTCAGTAGGGACGGCAGCCGTGACCACTGCGTTTGTCGCTGCAGATTTCTTCCGCACCTTTCCTGATCGAGAATTCTACCAGCAAACGTTATGGAATTGGATCGACACGTCCGGGATGACGGTCGGGATCTCTTGGTATCTGGATGCGCTCTCACTCTTGATGGTGGCGGTGATCACCGGCGTCGGGTTTTTGATCCATCTGTACTCCGCCGAATACATGGCTCATGATGATGGCTACGCCAGATTTTTTGCCTACATGAACCTGTTCGTCTCCGCGATGCTGACACTGGTGTTGGCGGACAATCTTCTTTTGCTCTACCTAGGCTGGGAAGGGGTGGGGCTCTGCAGCTATCTGTTGATCGGATTTTGGTATCGCGAACCGGAATACGGCACTGCTGCGCAGAAGGCCTTTATCGTCACTCGCATTGGAGACACGGCGTTTGCCATTGGGCTCTTCATCCTTTTTACACAATTTACGAGTTTGTCGATCCGACAGGTCCAAAGCCTTGCAGTGGAGGCCTGGCCGGTAGGCTCGCCCCTGGCCATGATCGTCGCGGTGCTCTTCTTGATCGGCGCGGTTGGAAAGTCGGCGCAATTGCCGCTTCAGGTGTGGCTTCCCGACGCTATGGCTGGTCCCACGCCGGTCAGTGCCCTCATCCATGCGGCCACGATGGTCACGGCGGGGGTCTATCTCATTGCCAGGATGCATCATCTGTTTGCACTTGCGCCGATGGTGCAAGAGGCGATCGCAGTGCTTGGCCTGGTGACGTTGCTCCTTGCTGCCTCCAGCGCGCTGGTTCAGAACGACATTAAGCGGGTGCTCGCGTATTCAACAATGAGCCAGATCGGCTATATGTTTCTGGCGCTCGGCGTGGGAGCCTGGTCTGCCGCGCTCTTTCATTTTTTGACCCATTCGTGTTTTAAAGCGTTGCTCTTCCTGGCGGCTGGGTCCGTGATCCACAGCCTCCACCACGAACAGAACATTTTCAAGATGGGCGGTCTTCGGCGGCATCTGCCCTGGACCTTCTGGACGTTTGTGATCGGGGCCGCAGCCATGTCCGGTGTCCCCCTCATCACATCCGGGTTTTACAGCAAAGATTGGATCTTATGGTCGGTCTGGTCCTCACCCATCAGCCACCGGTGGATCTGGTTCGGCGCCTTATTTGGGGCCATGCTGACAGGCCTCTACAGTTTCCGGCTGATCTTTCGAGTCTTTTTTGGAGAGGTGCGTACAAAACCGACCGGTGAACCAGGTCTGGCCATGCGTGGGCCGTTAGTGGTGCTGGCGTTCTTGGCGCTTACCGTCGGTTTTCTTGAGATGCCCCACACGCTCGGGAATGTGACGTTGTTCAGTCACTACTTGTCGCATGTGCTGCCAACGACGGAATTGTTGCCAGGAGTGGATGAATCGAGTGAGGCTCGTGAACAGCTGGCCGTCACCGTTGCGGCCCTCCTCGGGATCGGCCTCGCTGCGCTCCTGTTCCTGCCCGGCTCCATGCTCGCATTGCGAAGGGCAGATCAATCTGCAGATTGTCCTTCTATGACCCTGCTGCAAGGAGGGTGGGGGTTCGATCGACTCTATGATCGCCTGTTCGTGCAGCCCTGGTTCTCTCTAACACGATATCCTAGTGACATGCTTGATCGTGGGTACGAGTGGCTCGCTCTGTGCGCCGAGTCCTGCCATGGCTGGATGAGCCACACGCAGACGGGGCATGTTCGGTGGTATGCCGCCACCATTGCAGTTGGAACGCTGATGTTACTCGGTTTATTCGCTTTGTGA
- the nuoJ gene encoding NADH-quinone oxidoreductase subunit J has product MEILFYIAAAVAFLATLRVITHLHPVHALLYLVVALIALALIFYLLGAQFAAALEIIIYGGAIMVLFIFVVMLLGPLAVEQERAWFAPNAWVGPSILALVLLGEVGYLIATGEHASMAVAEPRQKGISIALYGPYIIGVELASMLLLPGLIGAYHLGRRLSREGR; this is encoded by the coding sequence ATGGAAATTCTTTTTTACATCGCAGCAGCCGTCGCGTTTCTGGCAACGCTCCGCGTCATCACGCATCTGCATCCAGTCCACGCGTTGCTCTACTTGGTTGTCGCACTGATCGCGTTGGCGCTGATTTTCTATTTGCTCGGCGCGCAGTTCGCCGCCGCGCTCGAAATCATTATTTACGGCGGTGCCATCATGGTGCTCTTCATCTTTGTCGTGATGCTCTTAGGGCCGCTCGCTGTTGAACAGGAACGGGCTTGGTTTGCGCCCAACGCATGGGTAGGGCCCAGTATCCTGGCTCTGGTGCTCCTGGGGGAGGTGGGATACCTCATTGCCACCGGAGAGCATGCCTCGATGGCTGTTGCAGAACCCAGGCAGAAAGGGATCTCGATTGCCCTCTATGGCCCCTACATCATCGGGGTGGAGTTGGCTTCCATGCTGTTGCTGCCTGGTCTGATCGGTGCCTATCACTTGGGGCGTCGTCTGTCGAGAGAGGGGCGTTGA
- the nuoF gene encoding NADH-quinone oxidoreductase subunit NuoF — translation MERPLTQQLHPNRSPRFLREYVSTGGYRSLQKLAAGMAPKDVQRLVGEAGLRGRGGGGFPTGTKWSFVPMGPDAPKPKYIVANGDEMEPGTFKDRVLMEGDPHGLVEGMILAGYALDAEVGYIFLRGEYHLSAQRLNQAIAEAYAEGYLGKPIPGTGFQFDLHLHASAGRYICGEETALINALEGKRAVPRAKPPFPQTVGLWGQPTIVQNVETLYNIPHIINHGADWYHRLSRTQDGGTKIYGISGRVTNPGWWELPLGTTARELLERHAGGMAEGVRFRGLLPGGISTAFMIEEHLDLPLDFSSFPPEVGRLGTGTMIILDDQTCPVGFVLNLEKFFARESCGWCTPCREGLPWVAKLLMAFEEGRATRDDLSLLEMHVKWLAPGHTFCGLAPGAMAPLQSALKYFREDFERHITISGCPWSKKLAQQRVLV, via the coding sequence ATGGAACGACCGCTCACACAGCAACTCCATCCCAATCGGAGTCCAAGGTTTTTGCGAGAGTACGTCTCGACCGGGGGGTATCGTAGCCTCCAGAAGCTTGCCGCTGGGATGGCCCCTAAGGATGTGCAGCGGCTGGTCGGGGAAGCAGGGCTGCGTGGCAGAGGTGGAGGTGGGTTCCCCACCGGTACCAAGTGGAGCTTCGTCCCGATGGGACCAGATGCACCGAAACCGAAGTATATCGTAGCCAATGGCGATGAAATGGAGCCGGGCACGTTTAAGGATCGTGTGCTGATGGAAGGTGACCCTCATGGTCTCGTCGAAGGCATGATCCTCGCCGGCTATGCCCTCGACGCCGAGGTCGGCTACATTTTCCTGCGCGGGGAATATCATCTGTCGGCCCAACGACTGAACCAGGCCATTGCGGAGGCGTATGCGGAAGGCTATTTGGGGAAGCCGATTCCCGGCACAGGATTTCAATTTGATCTGCACCTGCATGCGAGTGCCGGCCGGTATATTTGTGGTGAAGAAACAGCACTGATCAACGCATTGGAAGGCAAACGAGCGGTTCCACGAGCGAAACCTCCCTTCCCGCAGACGGTTGGCTTATGGGGGCAGCCGACCATCGTCCAGAACGTCGAGACTCTCTACAACATTCCCCACATCATCAATCACGGTGCCGATTGGTATCACCGGTTGAGTCGCACTCAGGATGGTGGCACCAAGATCTACGGCATCAGCGGTCGCGTCACCAATCCAGGGTGGTGGGAATTGCCGCTCGGCACTACCGCACGTGAACTTTTGGAACGACATGCCGGGGGGATGGCCGAGGGTGTTCGCTTTCGTGGCTTGTTGCCCGGCGGAATCTCGACCGCCTTTATGATCGAGGAACACCTGGATCTCCCTCTGGATTTTTCTTCATTTCCGCCAGAGGTAGGACGTCTTGGTACAGGGACCATGATCATCCTGGATGACCAGACCTGTCCTGTTGGATTTGTACTGAATCTTGAAAAGTTTTTTGCCCGTGAGTCCTGTGGTTGGTGTACTCCTTGTCGTGAGGGGTTGCCGTGGGTGGCAAAACTCTTGATGGCGTTCGAAGAAGGACGTGCGACTAGGGATGACTTGTCGCTGCTTGAGATGCACGTCAAATGGCTGGCGCCCGGACACACCTTTTGTGGTCTTGCACCTGGAGCGATGGCCCCGTTGCAGTCGGCCTTGAAATATTTTCGCGAAGACTTCGAACGACACATCACCATCAGCGGATGTCCTTGGAGCAAGAAGTTGGCGCAGCAGAGGGTCTTGGTCTAG
- the nuoK gene encoding NADH-quinone oxidoreductase subunit NuoK, giving the protein MLSTPALVLAIMLFGLGLIGLLSRRNILYMLLSLEIMLNAAALAFIAGGARWGQVDGEIMFLFILTLAAAEVSVALGIVLQLSHRFRTLDADALCELRG; this is encoded by the coding sequence ATGTTGAGCACACCTGCATTGGTGTTGGCCATCATGCTGTTTGGTCTCGGATTGATCGGCTTATTGAGTCGACGGAACATTCTCTACATGCTGCTGTCGCTTGAAATCATGCTGAATGCCGCCGCGCTCGCATTCATTGCCGGAGGGGCCCGTTGGGGACAAGTCGATGGGGAGATCATGTTTTTGTTTATTCTTACCCTGGCTGCCGCTGAAGTTTCTGTGGCACTGGGGATTGTGCTGCAACTGTCACATCGGTTTCGAACATTGGACGCCGATGCCTTGTGCGAGTTGAGAGGCTAA
- the nuoE gene encoding NADH-quinone oxidoreductase subunit NuoE translates to MLSEIERRELEDAVKHYPDKRGAAIDALLTVQRRRGWISDDSLLDIAQFLEITAEDLDSIATFYNLVFRKPVGRHVAFVCDSISCWIKGCEQVQERIKSLYDVDLGQTTSDGRLTVLPIACLGHCERAPAMMIDQEVYGEVVPEKMKSIMDKYK, encoded by the coding sequence ATGCTGAGCGAGATCGAACGCCGAGAGCTCGAAGATGCCGTGAAGCACTACCCTGATAAACGGGGGGCGGCCATCGATGCCCTCCTGACTGTCCAGCGACGCCGTGGATGGATTTCGGATGATTCGCTTCTCGACATCGCACAGTTTCTTGAGATCACGGCTGAGGATTTGGACAGCATCGCCACGTTCTACAACCTTGTGTTTCGGAAACCCGTCGGCCGGCATGTTGCCTTCGTGTGTGACAGCATCAGTTGTTGGATTAAGGGGTGTGAACAGGTGCAAGAGCGGATCAAGAGCCTTTATGACGTGGATCTCGGACAGACGACCTCTGATGGACGTCTGACCGTCTTGCCGATCGCATGTTTGGGACATTGTGAGCGGGCGCCGGCGATGATGATCGATCAGGAGGTGTACGGCGAGGTGGTACCGGAAAAAATGAAAAGCATTATGGATAAATACAAATAA
- the nuoH gene encoding NADH-quinone oxidoreductase subunit NuoH: protein MIDWSHTAVTIAVILGSCLTLAGMLIWLERRLLGVWQERYGPNRLGPGGCLQSLADMIKIFTKEDWIPPFADKAVFVITPAIVVITALMSFAVVPVAPHFVVADLNVGVLFFLAMSSLAAYSVIIGGWASNNKFAFLGSLRAIAQLLSYEVFMGLSLMGAVLLAGSFNLSDIVEAQRHQWFVIPQFFGFLCFFMAGLAEAHRTPFDMPEAEAELVAGYHSEYSGMKFGMFFVGEYLSILLLSAMTVILFFGGWHGPWLPPALWFALKMFGFIVLIILIRATWPRFRFDQLLTFGWKIVMPLALINLLLTGGIVLWKTGASEFTMLQ, encoded by the coding sequence ATGATCGATTGGAGCCACACCGCAGTCACCATCGCCGTTATTCTTGGAAGCTGCCTGACATTGGCTGGGATGCTGATCTGGCTCGAACGGCGACTGCTCGGGGTCTGGCAGGAACGATACGGCCCTAACCGTCTCGGACCAGGCGGATGCCTGCAGTCGCTGGCAGATATGATTAAGATCTTCACGAAAGAAGACTGGATCCCGCCCTTCGCCGATAAGGCGGTGTTTGTGATCACCCCGGCCATCGTCGTGATCACCGCCCTCATGTCGTTTGCCGTGGTGCCGGTTGCACCTCATTTCGTGGTCGCTGATCTCAATGTGGGGGTCCTGTTCTTCTTGGCCATGTCGAGTCTTGCTGCCTACAGCGTCATCATTGGAGGCTGGGCCTCCAATAACAAATTCGCGTTTCTCGGCAGTCTTCGGGCTATCGCACAGTTGTTGAGTTACGAAGTCTTTATGGGGCTGTCGTTGATGGGTGCGGTGCTCTTGGCGGGGTCATTCAACCTGAGCGATATTGTCGAGGCCCAACGGCATCAATGGTTTGTGATTCCTCAATTTTTCGGGTTTCTCTGTTTTTTCATGGCGGGACTGGCTGAAGCTCATCGCACCCCGTTCGATATGCCTGAAGCGGAAGCCGAGCTCGTCGCCGGCTACCACTCGGAGTACAGCGGGATGAAGTTCGGGATGTTTTTTGTGGGCGAATATCTCAGCATCCTTCTTCTCTCGGCCATGACCGTCATTCTTTTCTTTGGTGGGTGGCACGGACCCTGGTTGCCGCCGGCTTTGTGGTTTGCCCTGAAGATGTTCGGATTCATCGTTCTCATCATCCTCATTCGAGCAACCTGGCCTCGATTCCGCTTTGATCAGTTGCTGACATTCGGCTGGAAGATTGTGATGCCGCTGGCGTTGATCAATCTCTTACTGACTGGTGGGATCGTGTTGTGGAAAACCGGAGCCTCGGAATTCACCATGTTGCAGTGA
- the nuoI gene encoding NADH-quinone oxidoreductase subunit NuoI — protein MMNTWIYARNLVVGLWVVFKRTFTKPVTVQYPEERPYLPPRWRGRIVLTRDPDGEERCVACYLCSAACPVDCIALQAADNPDAHERRYPEFFRINFSRCIYCGMCEEACPTNAIQLIPDFEQSEYARRNLVYEKEDLLISGTGKYHDYNFYRVAGVRTLNKDKGQGTNELPPVDVRSLMP, from the coding sequence ATGATGAACACATGGATCTATGCCCGCAATCTGGTCGTGGGGTTATGGGTCGTCTTCAAACGGACCTTTACGAAGCCGGTCACGGTTCAGTATCCGGAAGAGCGCCCCTATTTGCCACCACGCTGGCGTGGACGAATCGTTCTCACGAGAGATCCTGACGGGGAAGAGCGTTGTGTGGCCTGCTACCTCTGTTCTGCGGCTTGTCCTGTCGATTGTATCGCGCTTCAGGCTGCGGACAATCCAGATGCGCATGAACGCCGCTATCCGGAATTCTTCCGGATCAACTTTTCGCGCTGCATCTATTGCGGCATGTGTGAGGAGGCCTGTCCAACCAATGCGATCCAGCTCATTCCTGATTTTGAACAGAGCGAATACGCACGCCGAAACCTCGTGTACGAGAAGGAAGATCTCTTGATCAGCGGGACCGGCAAGTATCACGACTATAACTTTTATCGAGTGGCAGGTGTGCGAACTCTCAATAAAGATAAGGGACAAGGTACGAATGAACTTCCGCCAGTTGATGTGAGGAGTTTGATGCCGTAA
- the nuoG gene encoding NADH-quinone oxidoreductase subunit NuoG — protein sequence MATIIVDNKSYTVDEKQNLLVACLGHGLNVPYFCWHPAMGSVGACRQCAVKQFKDDRDQSGRLVMSCMTPAANGTRISIDDPEAKAFRASVIEWLMVNHPHDCPVCDEGGECHLQDMTVMTGHVYRRARFPKRTHRNQALGPFIRHEMNRCIQCYRCVRFYRDYAGGRDLNVFGAHDALYFGREQDGTLENEFSGNLVEVCPTGVFTDKTFFHHYTRKWDLQSAQSICPHCSLGCNTTAGERYGTLRRITNRFNSQVNGYFLCDRGRFGYEYVNGEHRIKHPLVRAGSDRTQPGMPEGVSKTLEFAADRFRQARGIVGIGSPRASLEANVALQSLVGPQQFYQGIDERERQLLSTILNVFRTGPVPPASIHDAEQADAVLVLGPDLLNEAPRLALALLQSIRQQPMERVGQLKIPHWDEAAVRNTVQNRRGPLFLAGHQRTWFHAYATDSYFAAPDDIARLGFAVAGTIGQGAPSVPDLSREVKDLAQRIAEALTHAQRPLIIAGTGSGSQETIEAAANVAWALHQQGKQPRLSFVLPEANSAGLALLGGGSLRGAFDSIRQGKADTVIVLENDLYRRADQATVDAFLDKARTVMVIDSLEHRTAAHADVLLPAATGPESDGTFVNQEGRAQRFYQVFVQDGEVKESWRWLSDLARTTSQEVESGSGVATWRNFDDAVSATATAAPELARVGEVAPLASFRLVGQKIPRQSERCSGRTSLLSHLTMHEPPPPVDHDSPLGFTMEGYRGPLPSPLISQFWASGWNSIQAVNTYQDEVGGPLRDEMPGVRLLETVATKAPAWFTSIPRAFQPASRQWLLLPLFAVFGSDELSNRSPAIAELITRPFLSLHPSDGAGLSLEDHSTIDLALQGTTYSLAVHFDPSTPVGTAGLSLVPEVSGIRVPAWIDLFEAIKTERKRRAA from the coding sequence ATGGCGACCATCATCGTCGACAACAAGTCGTACACCGTGGATGAGAAGCAGAATCTACTGGTCGCCTGTCTCGGACATGGGCTGAACGTGCCCTACTTCTGCTGGCACCCGGCGATGGGATCGGTGGGGGCGTGCAGGCAGTGTGCGGTGAAACAGTTCAAAGACGATCGTGATCAGTCCGGTCGGTTGGTGATGTCCTGCATGACGCCGGCGGCCAATGGCACGCGTATCTCGATCGATGATCCTGAGGCCAAAGCCTTTCGCGCATCCGTCATCGAATGGTTGATGGTGAACCATCCGCACGATTGTCCGGTGTGTGACGAAGGAGGGGAGTGCCATTTGCAAGACATGACGGTTATGACCGGACATGTCTACCGACGCGCTCGTTTCCCAAAACGGACGCATCGCAACCAAGCGCTCGGGCCGTTCATTCGTCATGAGATGAACCGGTGCATTCAATGCTACCGCTGCGTACGCTTTTATCGAGATTATGCAGGTGGGCGAGACCTTAATGTCTTTGGGGCGCACGACGCCCTGTACTTCGGCCGGGAGCAGGACGGGACCTTAGAGAATGAATTCAGCGGCAATCTGGTGGAGGTCTGTCCGACCGGTGTGTTCACCGACAAAACCTTCTTTCATCACTATACGAGGAAGTGGGATTTGCAGTCGGCCCAGTCGATTTGTCCACATTGCAGTCTTGGTTGTAATACCACCGCTGGTGAGCGGTACGGTACTCTGCGTCGAATTACGAATCGGTTTAACAGCCAGGTGAATGGTTACTTTTTGTGCGACCGGGGACGGTTCGGCTACGAGTATGTCAACGGCGAACATCGCATCAAACACCCTCTTGTGCGAGCGGGATCAGACCGTACCCAACCGGGAATGCCGGAAGGCGTGTCAAAGACTCTGGAGTTCGCAGCGGACCGGTTCCGACAGGCCCGTGGGATTGTGGGTATTGGGTCACCTCGTGCGTCGCTCGAAGCTAATGTGGCCCTTCAATCTTTGGTCGGGCCCCAACAATTTTATCAGGGGATCGATGAACGGGAACGCCAGCTTCTCTCCACGATCCTGAACGTATTTCGAACTGGACCAGTGCCTCCCGCGTCCATTCATGATGCAGAACAGGCCGATGCGGTTCTTGTGCTTGGGCCTGATCTCTTGAACGAGGCTCCACGCCTCGCGCTGGCTCTCCTGCAGTCCATCCGTCAGCAACCGATGGAACGAGTGGGCCAATTGAAGATTCCGCATTGGGACGAGGCGGCCGTGCGCAATACCGTGCAAAACCGACGAGGCCCCCTCTTCCTCGCGGGGCATCAACGTACCTGGTTTCATGCCTATGCAACGGATTCCTATTTCGCCGCACCGGATGATATCGCTCGGCTCGGATTTGCCGTGGCGGGAACCATCGGGCAGGGGGCACCGTCCGTTCCTGATCTCAGTCGTGAGGTCAAGGATCTCGCTCAGCGCATCGCCGAAGCCCTGACCCATGCGCAACGCCCGTTGATCATTGCCGGAACGGGTAGTGGATCTCAGGAGACGATTGAAGCAGCCGCCAATGTTGCCTGGGCGTTGCACCAACAAGGGAAACAACCTCGGCTCAGCTTCGTGCTTCCGGAGGCGAATAGTGCGGGGCTTGCATTGCTTGGCGGCGGAAGCTTGCGTGGCGCGTTCGACTCGATTCGTCAAGGGAAGGCCGATACGGTGATCGTGCTGGAGAACGACTTGTATCGCCGGGCGGACCAGGCGACCGTCGATGCTTTTCTTGACAAGGCCCGCACGGTGATGGTCATCGATTCACTTGAACATCGCACGGCAGCCCATGCCGACGTCCTCCTTCCGGCAGCCACAGGTCCGGAATCCGATGGGACATTCGTGAACCAAGAAGGCCGAGCGCAGCGGTTTTACCAAGTCTTTGTTCAGGATGGTGAAGTCAAAGAGAGTTGGCGGTGGCTGAGTGACCTGGCTCGTACAACCTCACAGGAGGTTGAGAGTGGATCAGGAGTGGCGACCTGGCGCAACTTCGATGATGCGGTCTCCGCAACGGCGACGGCTGCTCCGGAGCTGGCACGCGTCGGAGAGGTCGCACCGTTGGCGAGTTTTCGTCTGGTCGGTCAAAAAATCCCTAGACAGTCTGAACGATGTAGTGGGCGTACGTCGCTGCTCTCTCACCTGACCATGCACGAACCGCCTCCCCCTGTCGACCACGACTCCCCCCTGGGATTCACGATGGAAGGATACCGAGGACCACTGCCCTCACCACTGATTTCCCAATTCTGGGCCTCTGGCTGGAACTCGATCCAGGCGGTGAATACCTATCAGGATGAAGTCGGCGGACCGTTACGTGATGAAATGCCGGGGGTGCGGCTTCTCGAAACGGTTGCAACGAAAGCGCCTGCCTGGTTCACCTCCATTCCACGTGCGTTTCAGCCGGCCTCTCGGCAATGGTTGCTGCTTCCCCTATTTGCCGTATTTGGAAGCGACGAACTGAGCAATCGATCTCCGGCAATTGCCGAACTGATTACCCGGCCGTTCTTGTCCTTGCATCCATCCGATGGAGCAGGGTTGAGTCTTGAGGACCACAGCACGATTGATCTGGCGTTGCAGGGGACGACCTATTCTCTTGCTGTTCACTTCGACCCTTCTACCCCGGTGGGTACGGCAGGTCTTTCTCTTGTGCCTGAAGTATCCGGCATCAGAGTACCGGCGTGGATCGATCTGTTTGAGGCGATCAAGACCGAACGAAAGCGAAGGGCTGCATGA